In Gossypium raimondii isolate GPD5lz chromosome 12, ASM2569854v1, whole genome shotgun sequence, a single window of DNA contains:
- the LOC105762964 gene encoding NAC domain-containing protein 6, which yields MTCQSNSDDTTLEMELPGFRFHPTEEELLGFYLKNMIYGNKLRYDVIGFLNIYHHDPWDLPGLSKIGEREWYFFVPRDRKHGNGGRPNRTTENGYWKATGSDRKIVSLSDPKRITGLKKTLVFYKGRAPRGNKTDWVMNEYRLPDGCSLPKDIVLCKIYRKATSLRVLEQRAALEEELEATNTTTSSPLSSLETISFRSPKEDLVPSISETREFFKKEIEEEKEAMVEEKKDIIAKENKVSPASLQFPVGNEKLAELQLPKIINDWTQDQFWTQLNSPWFQNLTPYANILNF from the exons ATGACCTGCCAATCCAATTCTGATGATACCACCCTAGAGATGGAACTTCCGGGCTTTCGATTCCATCCAACAGAGGAAGAACTCCTTGGTTTTTACCTCAAAAACATGATTTACGGCAACAAGTTGCGTTATGATGTAATTGGATTTCTCAACATTTATCACCATGATCCCTGGGATTTGCCTG gattgTCGAAGATTGGGGAGAGGGAATGGTATTTCTTTGTGCCTAGAGATAGGAAGCATGGCAATGGAGGGAGACCAAACCGGACGACTGAAAATGGGTACTGGAAAGCCACTGGTTCTGACCGGAAAATTGTGAGCTTATCAGATCCAAAGCGGATAACTGGCCTGAAAAAGACTCTTGTTTTCTATAAAGGGAGAGCTCCACGAGGAAACAAGACTGATTGGGTCATGAACGAGTATCGCCTCCCAGATGGTTGCTCCTTGCCTAAg GACATAGTTTTGTGCAAGATATACAGGAAAGCTACCTCCTTGAGAGTACTGGAGCAAAGAGCAGCATTGGAAGAAGAGTTGGAGGCAACGAACACAACAACTTCTTCTCCATTGTCATCCTTAGAGACCATCTCCTTTCGCAGCCCAAAAGAAGATTTGGTGCCATCAATTTCTGAAACCAGAGAATTCTTcaagaaagaaattgaagaagaaaaagaagcaatgGTGGAAGAGAAAAAAGATATAATAGCAAAGGAGAACAAAGTTTCTCCAGCATCTCTGCAATTTCCTGTAGGCAATGAAAAATTGGCAGAGCTTCAATTGCCCAAAATTATAAATGACTGGACCCAGGATCAATTCTGGACTCAGCTAAATAGCCCTTGGTTTCAGAATCTGACACCATATGCAAACATCCTGAATTTCTAA